The genomic interval TCAAAACAAATTGTAAAGAAGGAAAAGACTATAATCCTGTGGCAAGTCAAAAAAACAGAAAACAAAAAGATGAAGAATGGGAGTTTATTGTAAAAATGGCACTTATAGCACGCGACTTGATGGTTGGCAATCCGAAGCTGAAAAAGCTTGGTTTTGCTGAAGAAGCCTCGGGACATAATGCTATTGCATCAGGATTTCAGGGTCAGCGGCAGTGGACAGACCATTTCCCCAATGGCGATTTTATGGAAGCAATTTTATGTTCATCTTTTGACTGGAACGGAACACGCCAACCATATATCCTCGCCACAGAAAACGATAGTTTAAACGGTGTGGCAATGCTCTTTGGGCATTTATTGACAGGAGCTGCACAGGTTTTTTCCGATGTTAGAACTTACTGGAGTCCCGAATCGGTTAAACGGGTAGCAGGCTACGATTTATCGGGCAAAGCCAAAAATGGGATTATTCACCTAATTAACTCCGGATCTTCAGCACTCGATGGCTCTGGCGAACAAGAAGTTGATGGAAAACCTGCAATGAAAGCCTGGTGGGAAATAAGCCAGGCTGAAGCTCAAAAATGTATCGATGCAACAAGCTGGGGTGCAGCAATAAACGAATATTTCCGTGGAGGAGGTTTTTCCTCAACTTTTAAAACCAAAGGAGGAATGCCGCTAACTCTTTCGAGAATAAATATTATTAAAGGCCTGGGTCCTGTTTTGCAACTTGCAGAAGGATATTCTGTGGAACTACCTGAAAATGTTCATGAAATTCTGGATAAAAGAACAAATCCAAGTTGGCCAACTACCTGGTTTGCACCAAATCTGACAGGGCAAGGCTTTTTCAAAGATGTTTATTCGGTTATGGCAAATTGGGGTGCTAATCATGGAGCTTTTACTTATGGACATATTGGAACCGACTTAATTACCCTCGCTTCATTATTGCGAATTCCAGTTTGTATGCACAATGTAGATACGGATAAAATATACCGTCCATCTGCTTGGTCTGCTTTTGGAATGGACACTGAAAGTGCAGATTATAGAGCCTGTGCAAATTACGGACCTTTATACTAAAGATGGCTATTGGCTATTAGCAATTGAAAGGCTAACAGCAAAAGGCTAATAGCTAACTAAAAAAAACGTTATGAAAAAAAAACCTGTTGTCGTTTCACGCAAAGTACTCATTCCTTTCATTTTAATAACCAGCCTTTTTGCATTATGGGGATTTGCGAACGATATTACGAACCCACTGGTAGCCGCTTTCAAAACCGTAATGGAAATGTCGAACGCCAAAGCAGCACTCATACAATTTGCCTTTTACGGCGGATATGCAACAATGGCAATTCCTGCG from Bacteroidota bacterium carries:
- a CDS encoding L-fucose isomerase, translated to MSENNRLVGSLPKIGIRPTIDGRRNGVRESLEEQTMKLAKVAARFLEENLRHADGTKVECVIADTTIGGVAEAAATAEKFRQQGVGVSLTVTPCWCYGSETIDMDPQIPKAIWGFNGTERPGAVYLAAALAGHNQKGLPTFSIYGKDVQDAGDTNIPDDVKEKLLLFARAGLAVATMKGKSYLSMGAVSMGIAGSIVDTNFFEEYLGMCCEFGDMTEFTRRINENIFDPEEYKKAIKWVKTNCKEGKDYNPVASQKNRKQKDEEWEFIVKMALIARDLMVGNPKLKKLGFAEEASGHNAIASGFQGQRQWTDHFPNGDFMEAILCSSFDWNGTRQPYILATENDSLNGVAMLFGHLLTGAAQVFSDVRTYWSPESVKRVAGYDLSGKAKNGIIHLINSGSSALDGSGEQEVDGKPAMKAWWEISQAEAQKCIDATSWGAAINEYFRGGGFSSTFKTKGGMPLTLSRINIIKGLGPVLQLAEGYSVELPENVHEILDKRTNPSWPTTWFAPNLTGQGFFKDVYSVMANWGANHGAFTYGHIGTDLITLASLLRIPVCMHNVDTDKIYRPSAWSAFGMDTESADYRACANYGPLY